In the Naumovozyma dairenensis CBS 421 chromosome 4, complete genome genome, one interval contains:
- the NDAI0D00900 gene encoding uncharacterized protein, with translation MKSRHAIEGTHQYKMSLQQKSLRRQRRSHVCITCKNQKLRCDRERPSCSRCRRIGRDCVYESPTPEETMTNHGNKELSVTSGISTDGSLENNDEFHNEKPNNSNTLQFDEKLHLWNPKDMYLTHGYQTFVDFPYGTHSIAQYDPYLRLFCPSIHGTTLADLQSRLEFILDESKNPEALSKSPFKTLEDISPLMFIEDAVVKWVDKTNSYLNSQIPLEYFNTMYTIEDRMHPSLMAVVKQIVEDIESLLVSKPTIDKLLKDFYENIYPYYPFIEIELFDQNLSKIYTEVLGSSRYKINVFQENIRFNLEILTLFLLILSITLNNPNLNYTDYNTPRENNTILSKKLLTISKKLLFLLNGFKFTTENILCCSLYVFVAEFLDPANPDMHIAHDQILTLKCLTELSYTLGLYEEPSQFTRYSNRTESNYRFFMFRRKLWIGLQSLILEFLSADGGCNEVNHRYLSNFLGKNQQIIPSFMEHFHSASTFDRQLFEIHDSVYHFHILLNNVMLDCTSNSQEQDLSKIMESLERLKKFTFRKFPLSKLAEIESYTIIGGLQWKNARFDIEMIERTIILKINMIFFSSLMNIFNCLAIYFEKKCSNNWEKYERFYLFFFPRGLDAYLEVATLTINYLRGSFSSSISASHEYFLNKSVAYISIKIISIQLSYLLRVSYKLDMVKKNEPSTYMFFQESSNSTNAVSEITILSSTLEHIRGHVYSIIHSTLERYDDFLFGIYQVMLMGNYVYYLLEHNILTKTTNEFWRKILKTNDIPIKILDKIKLKWGLGKEDQNVINYYTENPISLSSFNGNLLKTVEHKLQTADVYDKLLSVSNIPYPSFHEEGTLDQLLESNIDLFSTIIGDNLGELPIL, from the coding sequence ATGAAGTCCCGCCATGCAATTGAAGGAACTCACCAGTACAAAATGTCATTGCAACAAAAGTCTCTAAGGCGTCAGAGACGTAGCCACGTATGCATCACTTGCAAGAACCAAAAATTAAGATGTGACCGTGAACGCCCTAGTTGCTCTAGATGCAGAAGAATCGGTAGAGATTGCGTCTACGAATCACCTACACCTGAAGAGACCATGACTAATCATGGCAACAAGGAACTCTCAGTCACCAGTGGGATCTCCACTGATGGTTCTCTAGAAaacaatgatgaatttCACAATGAAAAACCCAACAACAGCAATACCCTTCAATTCGATGAGAAATTACATCTGTGGAATCCAAAAGATATGTATCTCACTCATGGTTATCAGACATTCGTTGACTTTCCATATGGAACGCATAGTATTGCACAATACGATCCATATTTGAGGTTATTTTGCCCTTCAATCCATGGTACAACATTGGCAGATTTACAAAGCCGGTTGGAATTCATCTTAGACGAATCCAAGAACCCTGAAGCACTCTCTAAGAGTCCATTTAAAACACTTGAAGATATTAGCCCATTAATGTTTATTGAAGATGCTGTTGTTAAATGGGTCGATAAAACGAATAGTTACTTAAACAGTCAAATACCATTAGAATATTTTAACACAATGTATACAATCGAAGATAGAATGCATCCTTCTTTAATGGCAGTGGTTAAACAAATAGTGGAAGACATAGAGAGTTTATTAGTTAGTAAACCAACAATTGACAAgttattgaaagatttttatgaaaatatatatccatattatccatttattgaaattgaattgtTCGATCAAAATTTATCGAAAATATACACTGAAGTTCTTGGTTCTTCTCGCTATAAGATAAATGtctttcaagaaaatattaggTTTAACCTAGAAATATTAactttatttcttttaatcCTCTCCATCACATTAAATAACCCAAACCTGAATTATACTGATTATAATACACCAAGAGaaaacaatacaatactttcaaagaaattattaactaTATCGAAGAAGTTGTTATTTCTGCTAAATGGGTTCAAATTCACAACTGAAAACATTCTATGTTGTTCGTTATATGTCTTTGTAGCTGAATTCTTGGATCCAGCAAATCCTGATATGCATATTGCACATGACCAAATTTTAACGTTGAAATGTTTAACAGAATTGTCCTATACTTTGGGATTATACGAGGAACCATCACAATTTACCCGATATTCTAATAGAACAGAATCAAATTATAGATTCTTTATGTTTCGGAGGAAACTATGGATTGGGCTCCAATCTCTCATCCTCGAATTTTTATCAGCTGATGGTGGTTGCAACGAAGTTAACCACAGATATTTAAGTAATTTTTTAGGCaaaaatcaacaaataataCCATCATTTATGGAACATTTCCATTCAGCATCTACTTTTGATAGACAATTATTCGAGATTCACGATAGTGTATACCATTTCCATATACTTCTGAATAACGTGATGTTGGACTGTACTTCAAATTCTCAAGAGCAGGACCTCAGTAAAATAATGGAATCACTAGAACGTCTAAAGAAATTTACTTTCAGAAAGTTTCCTTTATCAAAGCTAGCAGAAATTGAGAGCTACACCATTATTGGGGGACTTCAATGGAAAAATGCAAGATTTGACATTGAAATGATCGAAAGGACaatcattttgaaaataaatatgatCTTTTTCTCAAgtttaatgaatatattcaattgtttagcaatatattttgaaaaaaaatgttcaaataattgggaaaaatatgaaagattttatctatttttttttcctcgTGGATTGGATGCTTATTTAGAAGTGGCTACTTTAACAATAAACTATTTAAGAGGCagtttttcttcatctatATCAGCTAGtcatgaatattttttgaataaatcAGTTGCATATATTTCAATCAAGATCATTAGTATTCAACTAAGTTACTTATTAAGAGTTTCATATAAACTTGATATGGTTAAGAAAAATGAACCATCAACTTATATGTTCTTTCAAGAGTCATCAAACAGCACTAATGCTGTTTCAGAAATTACAATATTATCTTCTACTTTAGAGCATATAAGGGGTCACGTTTATTCTATCATACATTCTACTTTAGAAAGGTACgatgattttttatttggaatatatCAAGTTATGTTAATGGGTAAttatgtttattatttgttggaACATAATATCTTAACCAAAACAACCAATGAATTTTGGAGAAAAATTCTCAAGACTAATGATATACCTATTAAGAtattagataaaataaaattaaagtGGGGGTTAGGTAAGGAAGATCAAAATGTTATAAATTACTATACAGAGAATCCGATTTCTTTATCAAGTTTTAATGGCAATTTGTTAAAAACTGTAGAACATAAACTTCAAACTGCTGATGTTTATGATAAACTATTATCTGTATCAAATATTCCATACCCTTCATTTCATGAGGAAGGTACTTTAGATCAATTACTTGAATCCAATATAGATTTATTCTCAACTATAATTGGGGACAATTTAGGTGAGCTGCCTATTCTTTGA
- the NDAI0D00910 gene encoding SDR family oxidoreductase → MSVFISGATGFIAQHIVAQLLENDFKVIGSVRSQEKADKLLKQFNNNENLTLEIVKDISLPNAFHEVFAKYKGKIKYVLHTSSPFFFDSDDYEKDLLIPALNGTENILNAILDHAADTVERVVITSSEAAMIDITRYFDPTFFYDENSWNPTSHEEALINGVHAYTASKKFAEKYAWDFIEEHKNQIKFALTTVNPCNVFGPQQFDENVTSPMNTSCEIINKLVHSSVDTKVDRTTMGKFIDVRDVAKAHLLALQNDNLIGERLLLISSGFDEQSILDIINDDFPALKGKIRVGNPGTGALQNWKGSIHDNSKTRKLLRFEFLPLKKSVDDTVSQILRHEEKL, encoded by the coding sequence atgtcAGTATTCATCTCCGGTGCTACAGGGTTTATTGCACAACACATCGTTGCTCAgttattagaaaatgaCTTCAAAGTCATTGGTTCTGTGAGATCTCAAGAAAAAGCTgacaaattattaaaacAATTCAATAACAACGAAAATCTTACTTTAGAAATCGTCAAAGATATTTCATTGCCAAACGCATTCCATGAAGTTTTTGCAAAATATAAAGGTAAAATCAAGTACGTACTACATACATCATCTCCTTTCTTTTTCGACAGTGATGATTATGAGAAAGACTTATTAATTCCTGCATTAAATGGTACTGAAAACATTCTGAACGCCATTCTAGACCATGCTGCTGATACAGTTGAACGTGTCGTCATCACTTCCAGTGAAGCTGCCATGATCGATATTACGAGATATTTTGACCCTACTTTCTTTTATGATGAGAATTCTTGGAACCCAACTTCTCATGAAGAGGCATTAATTAATGGTGTCCACGCATACACTGCCTCTAAGAAATTTGCTGAAAAATATGCATGGGACTTCATTGAAGAACATAAGaatcaaatcaaatttGCATTGACTACTGTTAACCCTTGTAATGTTTTCGGACCACAacaatttgatgaaaatgttaCTTCACCAATGAATACCTCAtgtgaaattattaacaagTTAGTACATTCTTCTGTGGATACAAAAGTTGATCGAACTACAATGGGGAAATTTATTGACGTCCGTGATGTTGCCAAGGCACATTTGTTAGCTTTGcaaaatgataatttaattgGAGAAAGATTATTACTAATATCAAGTGGGTTTGATGAACAAAGTATCTTAGATATTATAAATGATGATTTCCCAGCTTTGAAAGGTAAAATACGTGTCGGAAACCCAGGGACAGGCGCGCttcaaaattggaaagGCTCTATCCATGATAACTCGAAGACAAGGAAATTATTACGTTTCGAGTTTTTaccattgaagaaaagtGTTGACGATACAGTTTCTCAAATCCTAAGACATGAAGAGAAATTATGa
- the TAF4 gene encoding Taf4p (similar to Saccharomyces cerevisiae TAF4 (YMR005W); ancestral locus Anc_6.40) codes for MASPTTNKPSTVTPTNPKTNPTVILALPKRDDSNKQNSSTKSKSKGTVNSGNGGTQQQSDPNKMQDVLFSAGVDIREEEALLHSSINQSKSKTPLDIKIPPHPPFLHPEQVNKFMQRVMLEQQHHQILINQQNYKQNPKQKTPEILQMISDACEDYMKDIITNTLVISRHRRKAIKVNTGRRSEISMILRTMAINEKKEEEKRVKKRIALGLEKEDLENKLDSEETLHRASNVTAGLRAGSKKQYGWLTSSVNKPTNTTVKSAGKVAAEIAARGELGLKFREAREEPGIVMRDLLFALENRRIGVHNVISKGYARIRD; via the coding sequence ATGGCTTCACCAACTACGAATAAACCTTCCACAGTAACGCCGACAAATCCAAAGACAAACCCAACAGTGATTTTAGCACTACCCAAGAGAGATGATTCCAATAAACAAAACTCATCTACTAAAAGTAAATCAAAGGGAACGGTAAATAGCGGCAATGGTGGCacacaacaacaatctgACCCAAACAAAATGCAAGATGTCTTATTTTCAGCAGGTGTAGATataagagaagaagaagcattattacattcttcaataaatcaatcGAAATCGAAAACTCCCTTAGATATAAAGATACCACCACATCCTCCATTCTTACATCCTGAACaagtaaataaattcatGCAAAGAGTCATGTTggaacaacaacatcatcaaatattaattaatcaacaaaattataaacAAAATCCAAAACAAAAGACTCCtgaaattttacaaatgaTATCAGACGCTTGTGAAGACTATATGAAAGATATCATAACAAATACATTGGTCATATCACGACATAGAAGGAAAGCAATCAAAGTCAATACTGGGAGGCGAAGTGAAATATCCATGATCTTAAGAACAATGGCAATAAATGAGAAAAAGGAGGAAGAAAAACGtgtaaagaaaagaatagCATTGGGtttagaaaaggaagatttagaaaataaattggaTTCAGAGGAAACATTACATAGAGCATCAAATGTGACTGCAGGGTTGAGAGCAGGTAGTAAGAAACAATATGGATGGTTAACCTCTTCTGTTAATAAACCAACTAATACCACTGTGAAATCTGCTGGGAAAGTCGCTGCAGAAATCGCTGCAAGAGGTGAATTAGGGTTGAAATTTAGAGAGGCAAGAGAAGAACCAGGTATTGTTATGAGAGATTTGTTATTTGCATTGGAAAATAGAAGAATTGGTGTTCATAATGTTATTTCTAAAGGTTATGCACGTATTAGAGATTGA
- the NDAI0D00920 gene encoding lysophospholipase family protein (similar to Saccharomyces cerevisiae PLB1 (YMR008C) and PLB3 (YOL011W); ancestral locus Anc_6.42): MKLQLQDLLVLSVISLNQVEAWSPSNSYVPANVTCDDNINLIREANELSQSEIDWLEKRDSYTRNALRSFLQRSTSNFSDNSLLDRLFQGSNSSNIPKIGVACSGGGYRAMLSGAGMLSAMDNRTEGANEHGLGGLLQSTTYLAGLSGGNWLTGTLAWNNWTSVQDIINNMTVDDSIWDISDSIINSGGWNILSSAERWDHISDAVQAKQDAGFNISMADVWGRALSYNFFPSLYRGGVGYTWSTIRDADVFKNGEMPFPISVADGRYPGTTVINLNATVFEFNPFEMGSWDPTLNSFTDVKYLGTNVSNGKPINEGTCVAGFDNTGFIMGTSSTLFNQFLLQINNTSLPSFIRNLATHFLKDLSEDYNDIAIYSPNPFKDAEFIGSNHSKSIVESKDLFLVDGGEDNQNIPLVPLLQEERNLDVIFALDNSADTNESWPDGASLVNTYQRQFGIQGESMTFPYVPDVETFINLGLNKKPTFFGCDARNLTDLSYVPPLIVYIPNTRYSFNSNQSTFKMSYSTSERLNMIKNGFEATTRGNFTDDEDFLGCVGCAIMRRKQQSLNETLPSECERCFTNYCWNGTRDSRPVSGINNSDFSSSASIALAAEATSAASASGSSSTTQSSATKRNGAINMESSKSFMFIFTIFNIVLNML, translated from the coding sequence ATGAAATTGCAATTACAGGATTTGTTGGTCCTTTCtgtaatttctttaaaccAAGTGGAAGCATGGTCACCATCAAATAGTTATGTCCCTGCAAATGTGACATGTGACGATAACATCAATTTGATTAGAGAAGCTAATGAATTATCTCAATCTGAAATTGATTGGTTGGAGAAAAGGGATTCCTATACAAGGAATGCATTGAGATCATTCTTACAACGTTCCACTTCAAATTTTTCCGacaattcattattagataGATTATTTCAGGGGTCAAATTCGtcaaatattccaaaaattgGTGTGGCATGTTCAGGTGGTGGTTATCGTGCCATGTTAAGTGGTGCTGGTATGTTGTCTGCTATGGATAATAGAACTGAAGGTGCTAATGAGCATGGTCTTGGTGGTCTTTTACAAAGTACTACTTATTTAGCTGGTCTTTCAGGTGGGAACTGGTTAACTGGTACTCTTGCATGGAATAATTGGACTTCAGTACAAgacattattaataatatgaCTGTGGATGATTCCATTTGGGATATTTCAGattcaattattaattctGGTGGTTGGAATATTTTATCTTCCGCGGAGAGATGGGATCATATCTCTGATGCGGTTCAAGCCAAACAAGATGCTGGATTTAACATCTCTATGGCTGATGTTTGGGGTAGAGCTTTATCTTATAATTTCTTCCCGTCTCTTTATCGTGGTGGTGTAGGTTACACTTGGTCCACTATAAGAGACGCTGATGTCTTTAAGAATGGTGAAATGCCATTCCCAATCTCTGTTGCGGATGGTAGATATCCAGGTACTACAGTTATTAATTTAAATGCTACTGTTTTCGAATTTAATCCATTTGAAATGGGTTCATGGGATCCAACTTTAAACAGTTTCACTGATGTGAAATATTTAGGTACCAATGTATCAAATGGTAAACCAATCAATGAAGGTACATGTGTTGCTGGATTCGATAACACTGGATTCATTATGGGTACATCATCAACTTTatttaatcaattcttactacaaattaataatacaagTTTACCATCTTTCATTAGAAATTTAGCAACTCATTTCTTGAAAGATTTATCTGAAgattataatgatattgcCATTTATTCACCAAATCCATTTAAAGATGCTGAATTTATTGGTTCAAACCATTCTAAGAGTATTGTTGAATCCAAAGATTTATTCCTTGTTGACGGTGGTGAAGATAATCAAAATATCCCATTAGTACCATTATTACAAGAGGAACGTAATCTAGACGTAATTTTTGCATTAGATAATTCTGCTGATACAAATGAATCATGGCCAGATGGTGCTTCCTTAGTTAACACATATCAACGTCAATTTGGTATTCAAGGTGAAAGTATGACATTCCCATATGTCCCAGATGTGGAAacttttattaatttaggtttaaataaaaaaccaACATTTTTCGGTTGTGATGCAAGAAATTTAACTGATTTGAGTTATGTCCCACCTTTAATTGTTTATATTCCAAACACAAGATATTCATTCAACAGTAACCAAAGTACATTTAAGATGTCTTATTCCACATCTGAACGTCTTAACATGATTAAGAATGGGTTTGAAGCTACAACAAGAGGTAATTttactgatgatgaagatttcCTTGGTTGCGTTGGTTGTGCCATCATGAGACGTAAACAACAAAGTTTGAATGAAACATTACCATCTGAATGTGAAAGATGTTTCACTAATTATTGTTGGAATGGTACTCGTGATAGTAGACCAGTGAGTGGTATTAATAATAGTGacttttcatcttctgcATCAATTGCCTTGGCTGCTGAAGCAACAAGTGCTGCTTCTGCTTCTGGTTCCTCGTCTACCACTCAAAGTAGTGCTACGAAGAGGAACGGTGCTATAAACATGGAAAGTTCTAAATCATTCATGTTTATTTTCACAATCTTCAACATTGTATTAAACATGCTATGA
- the RRN11 gene encoding Rrn11p (similar to Saccharomyces cerevisiae RRN11 (YML043C); ancestral locus Anc_6.46) encodes MFELPIIYNNKRTATERKIRYTYINQLSKKYNRTQNRHNNNNNNNGILPTPESSATESHDDDDATTSDDLIKRKRLRRRWKSVIGEAYSDTDLDDDDDDEEEEEDVDVEDEMSDHHESAHHIHENEERKFFKKYEKPQETFEIWQTNNLKRVPINKSMITYTKLKKIEKQAKRKITVPLLHASKINKLCFEAMSEGLELVTPLVTIENFSLQHIEKLTTLLYLNVSRENWDIAYRIFTLLIRIKKLDIRSIWGIGVRILSEKSPTKTLDFLNWMNSVYSSRLNFIQGINYRMDPVFKSGSRTHTPKYTLTWLWKSLIQYSTKKIISGNNNSNESLEDGSSSELDIDINIDRNNLLDLIEKISEMVLIPPFMEDSEVWFIYSLCHMVLADDLSSKFNPLISNGSRGDIERNQVIQHIQKTKSYLQTSMNKGDFEYPEKYILKQLSIYEQRLYASDPTSNNNNVTDEDVDMQLQDIPNPYSNNTNNATTNINNSIAEDYIFSDFSFDKDLEDLDTQDPKIYGREEDEEHYENNLVQSDSSE; translated from the coding sequence ATGTTCGAATtaccaataatatataataataaaagaactGCTACAGAGAGGAAGATTCGTTACACCTATATAAATCAActttccaaaaaatataatagaaCTCAAAATCgtcataataataataataataataatggaataCTCCCGACACCAGAGAGTTCAGCTACTGAAAGtcatgatgatgatgacgcTACAACGAGCGATGACTTGATAAAAAGGAAACGGCTAAGGAGAAGATGGAAAAGTGTCATAGGCGAAGCTTATTCAGACACGGATCTGGACGACGACGATGacgacgaagaagaagaagaagacgtCGACGTGGAGGATGAAATGAGTGATCATCATGAGTCTGCTCATCATATCCATGAGAATGAAGAAcgtaaatttttcaaaaaatatgaaaaacCACAAGaaacttttgaaatatgGCAaactaataatttgaaaaggGTACCGATTAATAAATCTATGATCACATATacgaaattgaaaaaaattgaaaaacaagcgaaaaggaaaataacTGTTCCATTATTACATGCTTCAAAGATAAATAAACTATGTTTTGAAGCTATGTCTGAGGGACTTGAATTAGTTACACCTTTGGTcactattgaaaatttctcTTTACAAcacattgaaaaattgacCACCCTTCTCTATTTGAATGTATCTAGAGAAAATTGGGATATTGCCTACCGAATATTCACCTtattaataagaataaaaaaattagatatCAGATCCATTTGGGGCATAGGAGTTAGGATCCTTTCTGAGAAGTCTCCTACTAAAACGTTAGATTTCTTGAATTGGATGAATAGCGTTTATTCTTCAAGATTGAATTTCATTCAAGGAATTAACTACAGAATGGACCCTGTCTTTAAAAGTGGTTCAAGAACTCATACACCTAAATATACTTTGACATGGTTATGGAAATCATTAATTCAATATAgtacaaagaaaataatatctggaaataataattcaaacGAATCTCTGGAAGATGGGTCTTCATCCGAATTAGATATAGATATCAACATTGatagaaataatttattagacttgattgaaaaaatttctgAAATGGTTTTGATCCCACCATTCATGGAAGATTCTGAAGTTTGGTTCATCTATTCGTTATGTCATATGGTCCTTGCTGATGATTTATCGTCAAAATTCAATCCCTTGATATCAAATGGATCTCGAGGTGATATAGAAAGAAATCAAGTCATTCaacatattcaaaaaacaaaaagttATTTACAAACTTCTATGAATAAAGGTGATTTCGAATATcctgaaaaatatattttgaagCAATTATCTATTTACGAACAACGACTTTATGCATCCGATCCTactagtaataataacaatgttACTGATGAGGATGTGGATATGCAACTTCAAGATATTCCAAATccatattcaaataataccaataacGCAACAAcgaatatcaataatagtATAGCAGAAGACTACATTTTTTCTGATTTCAGTTTTGATAAGGATCTGGAAGATTTGGATACTCAAGATCCTAAGATATATGGAAGagaggaagatgaagaacATTATGAAAATAACTTGGTACAATCAGATTCCAGTGAATGA